A single genomic interval of Cucumis sativus cultivar 9930 chromosome 7, Cucumber_9930_V3, whole genome shotgun sequence harbors:
- the LOC101219943 gene encoding probable carbohydrate esterase At4g34215 — protein sequence MATTTDTDPIHTDPPPNKQIFILSGQSNMAGRGGVLKKLRRWDGVVPPEAHPHPSIFRLSAKKHWEAACEPLHADIDTKKTCGVGPGMVFANGVRERVGTVALVPCAVGGTAIREWARGEKLYEEMVKRARDSVKGGGEIKAILWFQGESDTSTEHDADAYQGNMEALVANVRRDLALPSLPIIQVALASGLKYTDKVREAQLGMKMENLVCVDAMGLELQEDNLHLTTHSQVILGQMLVDAYFTHFAPPLSNECHSSSH from the exons ATGGCAACGACGACCGATACAGATCCCATCCACACAGATCCACCTCCAAACAAGCAGATCTTCATCCTCTCCGGACAAAGCAACATGGCGGGACGCGGCGGCGTCTTAAAGAAGCTCCGCCGATGGGACGGCGTGGTTCCACCCGAAGCACACCCGCACCCATCGATATTCCGGCTGAGCGCGAAGAAGCATTGGGAGGCGGCGTGTGAGCCACTACACGCCGACATCGACACAAAGAAGACATGTGGGGTGGGGCCGGGGATGGTGTTCGCGAACGGAGTGAGAGAGCGGGTGGGGACAGTGGCGCTAGTGCCGTGCGCCGTCGGAGGAACGGCGATCAGAGAGTGGGCGCGCGGGGAGAAGCTGTACGAGGAGATGGTGAAGAGGGCGAGAGACAGCGTGAAGGGGGGTGGGGAAATTAAGGCGATCTTGTGGTTTCAAGGCGAAAGTGACACCTCTACTGAACATGACGCTGATGCGTATCAGGGGAATATGGAAGCCCTTGTTGCTAATGTGCGCCGGGACTTGGCTTTGCCTTCTCTCCCAATCATTCAG GTTGCATTGGCATCAGGATTGAAGTACACTGACAAGGTGAGGGAGGCTCAATTGGGGATGAAAATGGAGAATTTGGTGTGTGTTGATGCAATGGGATTGGAACTACAAGAAGACAACCTCCATCTCACAACACATTCTCAGGTTATTTTAGGGCAAATGTTGGTTGATGCTTACTTTACCCACTTTGCTCCACCACTTTCAAATGAGTGTCACTCTAGTTCTCATTGA